From Triticum urartu cultivar G1812 chromosome 2, Tu2.1, whole genome shotgun sequence, a single genomic window includes:
- the LOC125536893 gene encoding DNA-binding protein EMBP-1-like isoform X5 gives MASSSDEQPKPPEPPAAAVAVATAAPQSHADWAASMQAFYASGGHPYAAWPAQQLMAAAAASGTSYGAPVQFPMYHPGAAMAYYAHASMAAGVPYPTAEAVAAAAAAPVVAEGKGKAKGGDVSPEKGSSAAPSGDDASQSCGSGSDESSDTRDYDTDQKDSSAPKKRKSGNTSAEGEPSQAAAVPYAAVESPYQLKGRSASKLPVSAPGRAALPNATPNLNIGIDLWSASQSLAVIPVQGEANPGLALARCDGVGQLDEREIKRERRKQSNRESARRSRLRKQEGFSAPSRCRRPQEGFGMISPPHQMLPCCS, from the exons ATGGCTTCCTCCTCCGATGAGCAGCCCAAGCCGCCCGAGCCTCCCGCGGCCGCCGTGGCTGTGGCCACCGCCGCGCCGCAGTCCCACGCAGACTGGGCCGCCTCGATGCAGGCGTTCTACGCCTCCGGGGGGCATCCCTACGCCGCCTGGCCCGCGCAG CAGctgatggcggcggcggcggcctcagGGACATCGTACGGCGCGCCGGTGCAGTTCCCCATGTACCACCCGGGGGCCGCGATGGCGTACTACGCCCACGCGTCCATGGCCGCG GGTGTTCCTTACCCGACTGctgaagctgttgctgctgccGCAGCTGCGCCAGTTGTGGCAGAAGGAAAGGGCAAGGCTAAGGGCGGTGACGTGTCTCCTGAGAAGGGCAGTTCTGCTGCGCCCTCTGGCGACGACGCTTCGCAGAG CTGTGGGAGCGGCAGTGACGAGTCTTCAGACACGAGAGATTATGACACTGACCAAAAG GATTCGTCTGCACCTAAGAAGAGGAAATCTGGTAATACCTCAGCGGAAG GTGAACCGTCTCAAGCTGCTGCTGTTCCATATGCTGCTGTCGAGTCACCGTATCAGTTGAAGGGGAGGTCTGCCTCAAAGCTTCCAGTTTCTGCGCCTGGGCGGGCAGCACTTCCCAATGCCACGCCAAATCTGAACATAGGGATTGATCTTTGGAGTGCTTCTCAATCCTTAGCTGTGATCCCAGTGCAGGGGGAAGCAAATCCTGGCTTGGCGCTTGCCCGATGTGATGGTGTTGGTCAGCTG GATGAGCGTGAAATTAAGAGGGAGAGGCGAAAACAATCTAATAGGGAGTCTGCGAGGAGATCAAGGTTACGCAAGCAG GAGGGATTTAGTGCGCCATCTCGCTGTCGGAGGCCACAGGAAGGATTTGGCATGATCTCACCTCCTCACCAGATGCTGCCTTGTTGCAGTTGA
- the LOC125536893 gene encoding DNA-binding protein EMBP-1-like isoform X4 — protein MASSSDEQPKPPEPPAAAVAVATAAPQSHADWAASMQAFYASGGHPYAAWPAQQLMAAAAASGTSYGAPVQFPMYHPGAAMAYYAHASMAAGVPYPTAEAVAAAAAAPVVAEGKGKAKGGDVSPEKGSSAAPSGDDASQSCGSGSDESSDTRDYDTDQKDSSAPKKRKSGNTSAEGEPSQAAAVPYAAVESPYQLKGRSASKLPVSAPGRAALPNATPNLNIGIDLWSASQSLAVIPVQGEANPGLALARCDGVGQLQDEREIKRERRKQSNRESARRSRLRKQEGFSAPSRCRRPQEGFGMISPPHQMLPCCS, from the exons ATGGCTTCCTCCTCCGATGAGCAGCCCAAGCCGCCCGAGCCTCCCGCGGCCGCCGTGGCTGTGGCCACCGCCGCGCCGCAGTCCCACGCAGACTGGGCCGCCTCGATGCAGGCGTTCTACGCCTCCGGGGGGCATCCCTACGCCGCCTGGCCCGCGCAG CAGctgatggcggcggcggcggcctcagGGACATCGTACGGCGCGCCGGTGCAGTTCCCCATGTACCACCCGGGGGCCGCGATGGCGTACTACGCCCACGCGTCCATGGCCGCG GGTGTTCCTTACCCGACTGctgaagctgttgctgctgccGCAGCTGCGCCAGTTGTGGCAGAAGGAAAGGGCAAGGCTAAGGGCGGTGACGTGTCTCCTGAGAAGGGCAGTTCTGCTGCGCCCTCTGGCGACGACGCTTCGCAGAG CTGTGGGAGCGGCAGTGACGAGTCTTCAGACACGAGAGATTATGACACTGACCAAAAG GATTCGTCTGCACCTAAGAAGAGGAAATCTGGTAATACCTCAGCGGAAG GTGAACCGTCTCAAGCTGCTGCTGTTCCATATGCTGCTGTCGAGTCACCGTATCAGTTGAAGGGGAGGTCTGCCTCAAAGCTTCCAGTTTCTGCGCCTGGGCGGGCAGCACTTCCCAATGCCACGCCAAATCTGAACATAGGGATTGATCTTTGGAGTGCTTCTCAATCCTTAGCTGTGATCCCAGTGCAGGGGGAAGCAAATCCTGGCTTGGCGCTTGCCCGATGTGATGGTGTTGGTCAGCTG CAGGATGAGCGTGAAATTAAGAGGGAGAGGCGAAAACAATCTAATAGGGAGTCTGCGAGGAGATCAAGGTTACGCAAGCAG GAGGGATTTAGTGCGCCATCTCGCTGTCGGAGGCCACAGGAAGGATTTGGCATGATCTCACCTCCTCACCAGATGCTGCCTTGTTGCAGTTGA
- the LOC125536893 gene encoding DNA-binding protein EMBP-1-like isoform X2, producing the protein MASSSDEQPKPPEPPAAAVAVATAAPQSHADWAASMQAFYASGGHPYAAWPAQQLMAAAAASGTSYGAPVQFPMYHPGAAMAYYAHASMAAGVPYPTAEAVAAAAAAPVVAEGKGKAKGGDVSPEKGSSAAPSGDDASQSCGSGSDESSDTRDYDTDQKDSSAPKKRKSGNTSAEGEPSQAAAVPYAAVESPYQLKGRSASKLPVSAPGRAALPNATPNLNIGIDLWSASQSLAVIPVQGEANPGLALARCDGVGQLDEREIKRERRKQSNRESARRSRLRKQQECEELSRKVAELTTENNALRTELDQLKKACEDMEAQNAQLMSQEPAAVTTTLGMSIAAPKVQQHDDEGKLHKKANNNSNGKYVGGSHKLEANPR; encoded by the exons ATGGCTTCCTCCTCCGATGAGCAGCCCAAGCCGCCCGAGCCTCCCGCGGCCGCCGTGGCTGTGGCCACCGCCGCGCCGCAGTCCCACGCAGACTGGGCCGCCTCGATGCAGGCGTTCTACGCCTCCGGGGGGCATCCCTACGCCGCCTGGCCCGCGCAG CAGctgatggcggcggcggcggcctcagGGACATCGTACGGCGCGCCGGTGCAGTTCCCCATGTACCACCCGGGGGCCGCGATGGCGTACTACGCCCACGCGTCCATGGCCGCG GGTGTTCCTTACCCGACTGctgaagctgttgctgctgccGCAGCTGCGCCAGTTGTGGCAGAAGGAAAGGGCAAGGCTAAGGGCGGTGACGTGTCTCCTGAGAAGGGCAGTTCTGCTGCGCCCTCTGGCGACGACGCTTCGCAGAG CTGTGGGAGCGGCAGTGACGAGTCTTCAGACACGAGAGATTATGACACTGACCAAAAG GATTCGTCTGCACCTAAGAAGAGGAAATCTGGTAATACCTCAGCGGAAG GTGAACCGTCTCAAGCTGCTGCTGTTCCATATGCTGCTGTCGAGTCACCGTATCAGTTGAAGGGGAGGTCTGCCTCAAAGCTTCCAGTTTCTGCGCCTGGGCGGGCAGCACTTCCCAATGCCACGCCAAATCTGAACATAGGGATTGATCTTTGGAGTGCTTCTCAATCCTTAGCTGTGATCCCAGTGCAGGGGGAAGCAAATCCTGGCTTGGCGCTTGCCCGATGTGATGGTGTTGGTCAGCTG GATGAGCGTGAAATTAAGAGGGAGAGGCGAAAACAATCTAATAGGGAGTCTGCGAGGAGATCAAGGTTACGCAAGCAG CAAGAGTGCGAGGAATTATCCAGGAAGGTTGCTGAGCTGACAACTGAGAACAACGCCCTCAGAACTGAGCTTGACCAGCTTAAGAAGGCCTGTGAAGATATGGAAGCACAGAATGCACAACTAATG TCTCAGGAACCTGCTGCAGTCACAACCACACTGGGCATGAGCATCGCAGCGCCCAAAGTGCAGCAGCACGATGATGAGGGTAAACTTCATAAGAAGGCTAATAATAACAGCAACGGGAAGTACGTAGGTGGCAGCCACAAACTGGAGGCTAACCCTAGGTGA
- the LOC125536893 gene encoding DNA-binding protein EMBP-1-like isoform X1, translated as MASSSDEQPKPPEPPAAAVAVATAAPQSHADWAASMQAFYASGGHPYAAWPAQQLMAAAAASGTSYGAPVQFPMYHPGAAMAYYAHASMAAGVPYPTAEAVAAAAAAPVVAEGKGKAKGGDVSPEKGSSAAPSGDDASQSCGSGSDESSDTRDYDTDQKDSSAPKKRKSGNTSAEGEPSQAAAVPYAAVESPYQLKGRSASKLPVSAPGRAALPNATPNLNIGIDLWSASQSLAVIPVQGEANPGLALARCDGVGQLQDEREIKRERRKQSNRESARRSRLRKQQECEELSRKVAELTTENNALRTELDQLKKACEDMEAQNAQLMSQEPAAVTTTLGMSIAAPKVQQHDDEGKLHKKANNNSNGKYVGGSHKLEANPR; from the exons ATGGCTTCCTCCTCCGATGAGCAGCCCAAGCCGCCCGAGCCTCCCGCGGCCGCCGTGGCTGTGGCCACCGCCGCGCCGCAGTCCCACGCAGACTGGGCCGCCTCGATGCAGGCGTTCTACGCCTCCGGGGGGCATCCCTACGCCGCCTGGCCCGCGCAG CAGctgatggcggcggcggcggcctcagGGACATCGTACGGCGCGCCGGTGCAGTTCCCCATGTACCACCCGGGGGCCGCGATGGCGTACTACGCCCACGCGTCCATGGCCGCG GGTGTTCCTTACCCGACTGctgaagctgttgctgctgccGCAGCTGCGCCAGTTGTGGCAGAAGGAAAGGGCAAGGCTAAGGGCGGTGACGTGTCTCCTGAGAAGGGCAGTTCTGCTGCGCCCTCTGGCGACGACGCTTCGCAGAG CTGTGGGAGCGGCAGTGACGAGTCTTCAGACACGAGAGATTATGACACTGACCAAAAG GATTCGTCTGCACCTAAGAAGAGGAAATCTGGTAATACCTCAGCGGAAG GTGAACCGTCTCAAGCTGCTGCTGTTCCATATGCTGCTGTCGAGTCACCGTATCAGTTGAAGGGGAGGTCTGCCTCAAAGCTTCCAGTTTCTGCGCCTGGGCGGGCAGCACTTCCCAATGCCACGCCAAATCTGAACATAGGGATTGATCTTTGGAGTGCTTCTCAATCCTTAGCTGTGATCCCAGTGCAGGGGGAAGCAAATCCTGGCTTGGCGCTTGCCCGATGTGATGGTGTTGGTCAGCTG CAGGATGAGCGTGAAATTAAGAGGGAGAGGCGAAAACAATCTAATAGGGAGTCTGCGAGGAGATCAAGGTTACGCAAGCAG CAAGAGTGCGAGGAATTATCCAGGAAGGTTGCTGAGCTGACAACTGAGAACAACGCCCTCAGAACTGAGCTTGACCAGCTTAAGAAGGCCTGTGAAGATATGGAAGCACAGAATGCACAACTAATG TCTCAGGAACCTGCTGCAGTCACAACCACACTGGGCATGAGCATCGCAGCGCCCAAAGTGCAGCAGCACGATGATGAGGGTAAACTTCATAAGAAGGCTAATAATAACAGCAACGGGAAGTACGTAGGTGGCAGCCACAAACTGGAGGCTAACCCTAGGTGA
- the LOC125536893 gene encoding DNA-binding protein EMBP-1-like isoform X3, producing MASSSDEQPKPPEPPAAAVAVATAAPQSHADWAASMQAFYASGGHPYAAWPAQLMAAAAASGTSYGAPVQFPMYHPGAAMAYYAHASMAAGVPYPTAEAVAAAAAAPVVAEGKGKAKGGDVSPEKGSSAAPSGDDASQSCGSGSDESSDTRDYDTDQKDSSAPKKRKSGNTSAEGEPSQAAAVPYAAVESPYQLKGRSASKLPVSAPGRAALPNATPNLNIGIDLWSASQSLAVIPVQGEANPGLALARCDGVGQLQDEREIKRERRKQSNRESARRSRLRKQQECEELSRKVAELTTENNALRTELDQLKKACEDMEAQNAQLMSQEPAAVTTTLGMSIAAPKVQQHDDEGKLHKKANNNSNGKYVGGSHKLEANPR from the exons ATGGCTTCCTCCTCCGATGAGCAGCCCAAGCCGCCCGAGCCTCCCGCGGCCGCCGTGGCTGTGGCCACCGCCGCGCCGCAGTCCCACGCAGACTGGGCCGCCTCGATGCAGGCGTTCTACGCCTCCGGGGGGCATCCCTACGCCGCCTGGCCCGCGCAG ctgatggcggcggcggcggcctcagGGACATCGTACGGCGCGCCGGTGCAGTTCCCCATGTACCACCCGGGGGCCGCGATGGCGTACTACGCCCACGCGTCCATGGCCGCG GGTGTTCCTTACCCGACTGctgaagctgttgctgctgccGCAGCTGCGCCAGTTGTGGCAGAAGGAAAGGGCAAGGCTAAGGGCGGTGACGTGTCTCCTGAGAAGGGCAGTTCTGCTGCGCCCTCTGGCGACGACGCTTCGCAGAG CTGTGGGAGCGGCAGTGACGAGTCTTCAGACACGAGAGATTATGACACTGACCAAAAG GATTCGTCTGCACCTAAGAAGAGGAAATCTGGTAATACCTCAGCGGAAG GTGAACCGTCTCAAGCTGCTGCTGTTCCATATGCTGCTGTCGAGTCACCGTATCAGTTGAAGGGGAGGTCTGCCTCAAAGCTTCCAGTTTCTGCGCCTGGGCGGGCAGCACTTCCCAATGCCACGCCAAATCTGAACATAGGGATTGATCTTTGGAGTGCTTCTCAATCCTTAGCTGTGATCCCAGTGCAGGGGGAAGCAAATCCTGGCTTGGCGCTTGCCCGATGTGATGGTGTTGGTCAGCTG CAGGATGAGCGTGAAATTAAGAGGGAGAGGCGAAAACAATCTAATAGGGAGTCTGCGAGGAGATCAAGGTTACGCAAGCAG CAAGAGTGCGAGGAATTATCCAGGAAGGTTGCTGAGCTGACAACTGAGAACAACGCCCTCAGAACTGAGCTTGACCAGCTTAAGAAGGCCTGTGAAGATATGGAAGCACAGAATGCACAACTAATG TCTCAGGAACCTGCTGCAGTCACAACCACACTGGGCATGAGCATCGCAGCGCCCAAAGTGCAGCAGCACGATGATGAGGGTAAACTTCATAAGAAGGCTAATAATAACAGCAACGGGAAGTACGTAGGTGGCAGCCACAAACTGGAGGCTAACCCTAGGTGA